In Halovulum dunhuangense, a genomic segment contains:
- a CDS encoding glycosyltransferase, with amino-acid sequence MYGLKIMDSHTLHFSNGRFVNDGKPKVSVAVMTYNQSDYISEALESVLSQNTDFAIEILIHDDASTDGTQQIIDTYRSKYPDIIRTIKQKENQHSQGRRIIEILWPELQGDYIALLDGDDCWTLKDKLARQVKFLDENPDCALCQGRTRYVQGSNRRSIRSFPPRRHRQKRRELEHMAPGNFVQTSNVMIRKSMLPAIPEGFECLPFGDYALFALAAQSGWIGYINEEMAFYRIHSNNMWAQTPLEDRLAKTETVRAFIATRLPPEQRDPWLIPLKKSGFLRKMLRTAIKKLFDRQ; translated from the coding sequence ATGTATGGATTGAAAATTATGGACTCACACACATTGCACTTTTCAAATGGCAGATTTGTCAACGATGGGAAGCCTAAGGTTTCCGTCGCCGTAATGACCTACAACCAATCAGATTATATCTCTGAAGCACTTGAAAGTGTTTTGTCACAAAATACTGACTTCGCAATTGAGATTTTAATACATGACGATGCCTCCACAGATGGTACACAACAAATTATCGATACATATAGGAGTAAATATCCTGATATAATTAGGACAATAAAACAAAAAGAAAACCAACACTCACAAGGTCGTCGAATTATAGAGATACTTTGGCCAGAACTGCAGGGGGACTACATTGCGCTACTTGATGGTGACGATTGCTGGACGCTCAAAGATAAGTTGGCGAGGCAAGTCAAGTTTCTCGATGAAAATCCCGATTGCGCACTCTGCCAGGGACGAACACGTTATGTGCAGGGAAGCAATCGGCGGAGCATCAGATCTTTCCCACCCCGCCGCCATAGACAAAAGCGCCGAGAATTGGAACACATGGCGCCCGGCAACTTCGTGCAGACCAGCAACGTGATGATCCGCAAGAGTATGTTGCCAGCTATCCCGGAAGGGTTTGAATGCTTGCCCTTTGGCGACTACGCGTTGTTTGCACTAGCAGCTCAAAGCGGCTGGATTGGATATATTAACGAAGAAATGGCTTTTTACCGAATACACAGTAATAATATGTGGGCACAAACACCACTAGAAGATCGCCTAGCAAAGACAGAGACCGTTCGCGCATTCATTGCGACCCGACTACCTCCAGAACAACGAGATCCTTGGTTGATTCCGTTAAAAAAAAGCGGCTTCTTGCGAAAGATGCTGAGAACGGCAATTAAAAAATTATTTGATCGGCAATAA
- a CDS encoding mannitol dehydrogenase family protein produces MTLTRPEPLSNATLADLPEGVERPRYDRHALTPGIVHIGLGNFHRAHQAWYTHRLMQEGLAQDWAILGAGVRPYDAAMRERLLAQDCLTTLIELAPDHRAAEVTGAMIDYLPIEEGNGPLVRAMADPRIRIVSLTVTEGGYYIDPVSGCFDAGHPDIAHDAAQPDRPRTAFGAMVAALRLRRAAGHPPFTGLSCDNLRGNGAILRQTVVGLARLSDPDLADWIDTTGAFPNSMVDSIVPATGPEELALVREMGIADNAPVTHENFRQWVIEDRFCDGRPDWDRVGATFTDDVHAYEMMKIRILNAGHQVLANAGELLSVPTIADCMAHPAISAMFRKVQTEEILPHVDGVPGMTPGAYLALIERRFANPAIRDTIRRVAFDGSSRHPGFLLPILRDGLATGGSVEGLALVEALWARMCAGRRDDGTVIEPNDPHWAQLAAAADEARNRPGAWLAQGGLYGDLGQHPAFAAAFERWLGLLWRTGTEATLTAYLKAA; encoded by the coding sequence ATGACCCTGACCCGCCCCGAACCCCTGTCGAACGCCACGCTGGCCGACCTGCCCGAAGGGGTAGAGCGCCCCCGCTACGACCGCCACGCGCTGACCCCCGGCATCGTGCATATCGGCCTTGGCAATTTCCACCGCGCCCACCAGGCCTGGTACACGCACCGGCTGATGCAGGAGGGGCTCGCACAGGACTGGGCGATCCTTGGCGCGGGCGTCCGGCCCTATGACGCTGCGATGCGCGAGCGGCTTCTGGCCCAGGACTGCCTGACCACGCTGATCGAGCTGGCACCCGACCACCGCGCGGCGGAAGTGACCGGCGCGATGATCGACTACCTGCCCATCGAAGAGGGGAACGGCCCGCTGGTCCGCGCCATGGCCGATCCGCGCATCCGCATCGTGTCGCTTACCGTGACCGAAGGCGGCTACTACATCGATCCGGTCTCGGGCTGCTTCGACGCGGGCCACCCCGATATCGCCCATGACGCGGCGCAGCCCGACCGCCCCCGCACCGCCTTTGGCGCGATGGTCGCGGCCCTGCGCCTGCGCCGCGCCGCGGGCCACCCGCCCTTCACCGGCCTGTCCTGCGACAACCTGCGGGGCAACGGCGCGATCCTGCGCCAGACGGTGGTGGGTCTTGCCCGACTGAGCGACCCCGACCTGGCCGACTGGATCGACACGACGGGCGCCTTTCCCAATTCCATGGTCGACAGCATCGTGCCCGCGACCGGCCCGGAGGAACTTGCCCTGGTGCGCGAGATGGGCATCGCGGACAACGCCCCCGTCACCCACGAGAATTTCCGCCAGTGGGTGATCGAGGACCGCTTCTGCGACGGGCGGCCCGACTGGGACCGGGTGGGCGCGACCTTTACCGACGACGTCCACGCCTACGAGATGATGAAGATCCGCATCCTGAACGCCGGCCACCAGGTGCTGGCGAATGCGGGCGAGCTGCTTTCCGTTCCGACCATCGCGGACTGCATGGCGCATCCCGCGATCTCGGCCATGTTCCGCAAGGTGCAGACCGAAGAGATCCTGCCCCATGTGGACGGGGTGCCGGGCATGACGCCCGGGGCCTATCTGGCGCTGATCGAACGGCGCTTCGCCAACCCTGCGATCCGCGACACGATCCGCCGCGTGGCCTTTGACGGCTCGTCGCGGCACCCCGGCTTCCTGCTGCCGATCCTGCGCGACGGGCTGGCCACGGGTGGATCTGTCGAGGGCCTGGCACTGGTCGAGGCGCTCTGGGCGCGCATGTGCGCGGGCCGCCGCGACGACGGCACGGTGATCGAGCCGAACGACCCCCACTGGGCGCAACTGGCGGCCGCCGCCGACGAGGCCCGGAACAGGCCCGGCGCCTGGCTCGCGCAAGGCGGGCTTTACGGGGATCTGGGACAGCACCCGGCCTTCGCCGCCGCCTTCGAGCGCTGGCTCGGCCTGCTCTGGCGGACCGGCACCGAGGCGACCCTGACCGCCTATCTCAAGGCCGCGTAA
- a CDS encoding L-iditol 2-dehydrogenase produces MKRLDGKTALITGAARGIGRAFAEAYVREGARVAIADIDIARARETAAQIGPAAIAVEMDVTRQDSIDAAVAETVAALGQIDILINNAAIFTAAPIVEITRADYDRVFDINVAGTLFTMQAVARHMIERGIRGRIINMASQAGRRGEPLVAVYCATKAAVISLTQSAGLNLIRHGINVNAIAPGVVDGEHWDGVDAFFAKYEGKAPGQKKREVGDAVPYGRMGVAADLTGMAIFLASPEAEYIVAQCYNVDGGQWMS; encoded by the coding sequence ATGAAACGTCTGGACGGAAAGACCGCGCTCATCACGGGCGCTGCACGCGGCATCGGCCGCGCCTTCGCCGAGGCCTATGTCCGCGAGGGCGCCCGCGTGGCCATCGCCGACATCGACATCGCCCGCGCCCGCGAGACGGCCGCCCAGATCGGCCCCGCCGCCATTGCGGTGGAAATGGACGTGACCCGGCAGGACAGCATCGACGCCGCGGTGGCGGAAACCGTCGCAGCCCTTGGCCAGATCGACATTCTCATCAACAACGCCGCCATCTTCACGGCAGCCCCCATCGTCGAGATCACCCGCGCCGACTATGATCGCGTGTTCGACATCAACGTCGCCGGCACGCTTTTCACCATGCAGGCCGTGGCGCGCCACATGATCGAGCGGGGCATCCGGGGGCGCATCATCAACATGGCAAGCCAGGCCGGCCGCCGGGGCGAGCCGCTGGTCGCCGTGTATTGCGCCACCAAGGCCGCCGTCATCAGCCTGACCCAGTCGGCGGGGCTGAACCTGATCCGGCACGGCATCAACGTGAACGCCATCGCCCCCGGCGTGGTGGATGGCGAACACTGGGACGGCGTGGACGCCTTCTTCGCGAAATACGAGGGCAAGGCGCCGGGCCAGAAGAAGCGCGAGGTCGGCGATGCCGTGCCCTATGGCCGCATGGGCGTGGCCGCGGACCTGACCGGCATGGCGATCTTTCTCGCCTCTCCCGAGGCCGAGTACATCGTCGCGCAATGCTACAATGTCGATGGCGGCCAATGGATGAGCTGA